One genomic window of Polyangium aurulentum includes the following:
- a CDS encoding response regulator, which produces MNTGDAQLQGDASPLVLVVDDSDDNREMFTEFLSFSGFRVAQAATGREALDQAFDLLPDLILMDLSLPELDGLEATRCLKNDERTKRIPIVALTGHALAGHSKDAKEAGCDCFLTKPCLPDALVTEIRRVLGAHALQSGR; this is translated from the coding sequence GTGAATACGGGAGACGCACAGTTGCAAGGCGACGCCTCACCGCTCGTTCTCGTCGTCGATGACTCCGACGACAACCGCGAGATGTTCACGGAGTTTCTCTCGTTCTCCGGCTTCCGCGTGGCGCAGGCGGCCACGGGGCGAGAGGCTCTCGATCAAGCGTTCGATCTCCTCCCCGACTTGATCCTGATGGATCTGTCGCTGCCCGAGCTCGACGGGCTGGAGGCGACGCGCTGCCTGAAGAACGACGAGCGCACCAAGCGCATCCCCATCGTCGCGCTCACCGGGCATGCGCTCGCGGGGCACTCGAAGGACGCGAAAGAGGCAGGCTGCGACTGCTTCTTGACGAAGCCGTGCCTGCCGGATGCGCTCGTCACCGAGATCCGGCGCGTGCTCGGCGCCCACGCTCTGCAGAGTGGGCGATAA
- a CDS encoding sensor histidine kinase codes for MSVDDAFFDRVAHDLRGELSTMVAGVHYLLRYGDSLTPSAREMLGRVSGAGERLARLLEELDDAVWLLETPKPLQRMPFQLGALLDDVVARVGKVAASRGARLVVELPEDTGELMGDPDVLVSALAYVVDLAALRSRDQAVHISAEVRDGAPIVRVVDEAGPVPQEMLERIFEPFVERELLPKEQAGRRKLRLGIGMTIARAMFEAHGGSLVVEMGPQGLVMQCKLASLSAADVSPENARAASG; via the coding sequence ATGAGCGTCGACGACGCCTTCTTCGACCGCGTAGCGCACGACCTCCGTGGTGAGCTGTCCACGATGGTGGCAGGTGTCCATTATCTCCTGCGATATGGCGATAGCCTGACGCCGTCCGCCCGCGAGATGCTCGGGCGGGTCAGCGGCGCAGGGGAGCGCCTCGCCCGGCTGCTCGAGGAGCTGGACGACGCCGTCTGGCTGCTCGAGACGCCCAAGCCCCTGCAACGCATGCCCTTCCAGCTCGGCGCGCTGCTCGACGACGTCGTCGCGCGCGTGGGCAAGGTGGCCGCATCGCGCGGGGCGCGCCTCGTCGTGGAGCTGCCCGAGGACACGGGGGAGCTCATGGGCGATCCCGACGTGCTCGTGAGCGCGCTCGCGTACGTCGTCGATCTCGCTGCCCTGCGCTCGCGTGATCAGGCCGTGCACATCTCGGCCGAGGTGCGCGACGGCGCGCCGATCGTTCGCGTCGTCGACGAGGCCGGACCCGTTCCGCAGGAGATGCTCGAACGCATCTTCGAGCCGTTCGTCGAGCGCGAGCTGCTCCCGAAGGAGCAAGCCGGCAGGCGCAAGCTCAGGCTCGGGATCGGCATGACGATCGCCCGCGCCATGTTCGAGGCGCACGGCGGATCGCTCGTCGTCGAGATGGGCCCGCAGGGGCTCGTGATGCAGTGCAAGCTCGCGTCATTATCGGCAGCCGACGTGTCGCCGGAGAACGCGCGCGCGGCGTCGGGCTAG
- a CDS encoding response regulator, whose product MMQAAGGPGDSIEAANARPPRVLIVDDDPDFLTIAQMSLEAHGFSVARATGGLRGVFLATQDVPDAVLCDLRMPGIDGFVVAEALRSDPATAHTALFACTARRDLQARAALANSAFDAVLVKPVDWDEAARMLLEAIRTHNRS is encoded by the coding sequence ATGATGCAGGCGGCAGGTGGACCGGGCGACTCGATCGAGGCGGCCAACGCCCGACCCCCACGCGTGCTGATCGTCGATGACGATCCGGACTTTTTGACCATCGCGCAGATGTCGCTCGAAGCGCACGGCTTCTCGGTCGCGCGCGCGACCGGAGGCCTGCGCGGGGTGTTCCTCGCGACCCAGGACGTGCCGGATGCAGTGCTGTGCGATCTACGCATGCCGGGGATCGATGGATTCGTGGTCGCAGAGGCCCTGCGGTCCGATCCGGCGACCGCGCACACGGCGCTGTTCGCTTGCACGGCGCGGCGCGATCTGCAGGCGCGGGCGGCGCTCGCCAACAGCGCGTTCGACGCCGTGCTGGTCAAGCCCGTCGACTGGGACGAGGCGGCGCGCATGCTGCTGGAGGCCATCCGCACCCATAACCGCTCTTGA
- a CDS encoding MopE-related protein, translated as MAVLAAGLATLAIASPARAEAPECLSPNPSDWPAPSRPYFMMVVDTSGSMIACTTPPTQYPQECNSGAAGYKLNSCGMVPNRLNDAKCALRQTVQAFSGEVNFGLATFASFLSGCSSGACTSQCGAATGGNCDWDSYNNCTWNTFVNSNGSQCGNNPACSAGAGPGQPNFPEGMWRNGGNVVVGLDKDAWWLPPPAPSPNTQEILKWFDGQCNESKELFARDSTPIAGSLRSVTQYLRAGWTQWNNSNYCPNPSYTFGTPLDTNDRPCRSVNVIMLTDGDETCDTQAQAVAAAQDLYQTGVSIGGKTWKVPVYVINFAGGTKANTDQIAAAGGTGSSFSANDEVTLAKALANIVGGAAKPEVCDNTDNNCNGCTDEGYKHYCDVGQTCCSWSTAAQRQTCLNTYTATITPANPSGDLTKLPCTTAAQQADPATWLCYNPKDVCDNVDNNCSDGTDEGQTKCGNPLHCPTAEVCDGEDDDCDGAIDEGNVCDCLVSPTAETCDGCDNDCDGIADDGVAPIACGQANPANCQGTQACKPAQPVPQKGACVAGGGYSTCSNNPQPESCDGIDNDCDGIVDDAVAPVACVPAGTPGGIVFGPSSQCKQGTKACGSSACVGFVGPSPEICDGIDNDCDGQVDEGAFGVGVSCGINAPPCSPGTTACVNGALVCQGGVGPQAEVCDNKDNDCDGTVDEAPLADGPLAGQNGCWLNAGNCCTFKNAQWCPPPGGTCTGNGTLQAPCNKGTLVCQSGAWSCQGPTGPTPEQCDSVDNDCDGIVDDVSGVGMPCGTDEGACIAGVYQCSPNGLVCVGQVGPTTEICDGIDNDCDGVKDDGVPGLGKPCGINQAPCTLGATACVNGAIVCQGGVGPQAEVCDGIDNDCDGKSDEAPLSDAPGANQNGCWNLPGNCCKWGNAEWCPPPGAGCIDNGVLTAPCNKGSLACQGALGWVCIGAKGPQAEACDGLDNNCNGLPDDGMFPGEGVACGSDTGECSPGVIDCTGGILDCVNDVPPKPETCNGLDDDCDGAIDNGIIVGGSCPMPYDTTLYPGPRDKGACAPGTLSCDGMGGQQCTGGIGPSPEVCDGIDNDCDGQVDETGKAPDGIDGSANPLPPPAASIGDPCGVDTGACQQGAYACINGQFACVGGQGATEEACDCQDNDCDGTTDEQDPNKPPICAPGNSCVNAGGACGCAAPCQGGEFPCPPGQKCEQVNSSETGMPLGQFCIADNCGNCASKTVTDASGKVICAPAGTPADANCVVPPVCVCKGQAGCKDPCDSVTCPVGLVCNNYGENAGKCVKDNCFQVPCQGCDKACNQGACVDNPCKAESCPAGQACKPNGDFTGVTCVGSCADVTCPQGQVCDDGACVATCDPACAAGETCDMTQSPPVCVASKCAQEICTDGSCCDPMTGFCGNCPCEGVVCPGGQVCDKGECAQGPGGSGGAGGAGGGPTSSSSSGTGGTAGAGGGQTGDTGIWGLPTGGGGCACDLGGHDRGQGLGWALAALALGILRRRSSARRGAEEVSR; from the coding sequence ATGGCCGTCCTCGCGGCCGGGCTCGCGACCCTCGCGATCGCGAGCCCTGCACGCGCGGAGGCCCCCGAGTGCCTCTCCCCCAATCCATCGGATTGGCCCGCGCCGTCCCGACCCTACTTCATGATGGTGGTCGACACGTCGGGGTCGATGATCGCGTGTACCACGCCGCCCACGCAGTATCCGCAGGAGTGCAACTCGGGCGCGGCCGGCTACAAGCTGAACTCCTGCGGCATGGTGCCGAACCGGTTGAACGACGCGAAATGCGCGCTCCGGCAAACCGTGCAGGCGTTCTCGGGCGAAGTGAACTTCGGCCTGGCGACCTTCGCGAGCTTCCTGTCGGGCTGCTCCTCGGGCGCGTGTACCAGCCAGTGCGGCGCGGCGACCGGCGGCAACTGCGACTGGGACTCGTACAACAACTGCACGTGGAACACGTTCGTCAATTCGAACGGCAGCCAGTGCGGCAACAACCCCGCCTGCTCCGCGGGCGCAGGGCCTGGCCAGCCGAACTTCCCGGAGGGCATGTGGCGCAACGGCGGCAACGTGGTCGTGGGGCTCGACAAGGACGCGTGGTGGCTGCCTCCGCCCGCGCCCTCGCCGAACACGCAGGAGATCCTGAAGTGGTTCGACGGCCAGTGTAACGAGAGCAAGGAGCTGTTCGCGCGCGACTCGACGCCGATCGCAGGCTCGCTCCGCAGCGTCACGCAGTACCTGCGCGCCGGCTGGACGCAGTGGAACAACTCGAACTACTGCCCGAACCCGAGCTACACGTTCGGCACGCCGCTCGACACGAACGACCGGCCTTGCCGCAGCGTCAACGTGATCATGTTGACCGACGGCGACGAGACCTGTGACACGCAGGCGCAAGCCGTCGCCGCCGCGCAGGACCTCTACCAGACCGGCGTCTCGATCGGCGGCAAGACCTGGAAGGTCCCGGTCTACGTCATCAACTTCGCGGGCGGCACGAAGGCGAACACCGATCAGATCGCGGCCGCAGGTGGCACGGGGAGCTCGTTCTCGGCCAACGACGAGGTCACGCTCGCCAAGGCGCTCGCCAACATCGTCGGCGGCGCCGCCAAGCCCGAGGTCTGCGACAACACGGACAACAACTGCAACGGCTGCACCGACGAGGGCTACAAACACTATTGCGACGTCGGGCAAACCTGCTGTTCGTGGTCGACCGCGGCGCAGCGGCAGACGTGCCTCAACACCTACACGGCGACGATCACGCCGGCGAACCCGAGCGGCGATCTCACCAAGCTGCCGTGTACGACGGCCGCGCAGCAGGCCGATCCGGCGACGTGGCTTTGCTACAACCCGAAGGACGTCTGCGACAACGTCGACAACAACTGCTCCGACGGCACCGACGAGGGGCAGACGAAGTGCGGCAACCCGCTGCACTGCCCCACGGCCGAGGTCTGCGACGGCGAGGACGACGATTGCGACGGCGCGATCGACGAAGGCAACGTCTGCGACTGCCTCGTGAGCCCCACGGCCGAGACGTGCGACGGCTGCGACAACGACTGTGACGGCATCGCCGACGACGGCGTGGCGCCGATCGCGTGCGGCCAGGCAAACCCGGCGAACTGCCAGGGCACGCAGGCCTGCAAGCCCGCGCAGCCCGTCCCGCAGAAGGGCGCCTGCGTCGCGGGCGGCGGCTACAGCACCTGCAGCAACAACCCCCAGCCCGAGAGCTGCGACGGCATCGACAACGACTGTGACGGCATCGTCGACGACGCCGTCGCGCCCGTCGCGTGCGTTCCCGCGGGCACGCCGGGCGGCATCGTCTTCGGCCCGAGCAGCCAGTGCAAGCAGGGGACGAAGGCGTGCGGCTCGAGCGCGTGCGTCGGCTTCGTCGGCCCGAGCCCCGAGATCTGCGACGGCATCGACAACGACTGCGACGGTCAGGTCGACGAGGGCGCCTTCGGCGTGGGCGTCTCCTGCGGCATCAACGCGCCGCCGTGCTCGCCAGGCACCACCGCCTGCGTGAACGGCGCGCTCGTCTGCCAGGGCGGCGTCGGCCCGCAGGCCGAGGTCTGCGACAACAAGGACAACGACTGCGACGGCACCGTCGACGAGGCTCCGCTCGCGGACGGCCCGCTCGCAGGCCAGAACGGCTGCTGGCTCAACGCCGGCAACTGCTGCACGTTCAAGAACGCGCAGTGGTGCCCGCCGCCCGGCGGAACCTGCACCGGAAACGGCACGCTGCAGGCGCCCTGCAACAAGGGCACGCTGGTCTGCCAGTCCGGCGCGTGGTCCTGCCAGGGCCCCACCGGCCCGACGCCCGAGCAGTGCGACAGCGTCGACAACGACTGCGACGGCATCGTCGATGACGTGAGCGGCGTCGGTATGCCCTGCGGCACCGACGAGGGCGCGTGCATCGCCGGCGTCTATCAGTGCAGCCCGAACGGGCTCGTCTGCGTGGGCCAGGTCGGCCCCACGACCGAGATCTGCGACGGCATCGACAACGACTGCGACGGCGTGAAGGACGACGGCGTCCCGGGCCTGGGCAAGCCTTGCGGCATCAACCAGGCGCCTTGCACGCTCGGCGCCACCGCGTGCGTCAACGGCGCGATCGTGTGCCAGGGCGGCGTCGGCCCGCAGGCCGAGGTCTGCGACGGCATCGACAACGACTGCGACGGCAAGTCCGACGAGGCTCCGCTCTCGGACGCGCCCGGCGCAAACCAGAACGGCTGCTGGAACCTGCCGGGCAACTGCTGCAAGTGGGGCAACGCCGAGTGGTGCCCGCCGCCCGGCGCCGGCTGCATCGACAACGGCGTGCTCACGGCGCCTTGCAACAAGGGCTCGCTCGCGTGCCAGGGCGCGCTCGGCTGGGTCTGCATCGGCGCCAAGGGCCCGCAGGCCGAGGCGTGCGACGGCCTCGACAACAACTGCAACGGCTTGCCCGACGACGGGATGTTCCCGGGCGAGGGCGTCGCGTGCGGCAGCGACACGGGCGAGTGCTCACCGGGCGTCATCGACTGCACCGGCGGCATCCTCGACTGCGTGAACGACGTGCCGCCCAAGCCGGAGACCTGCAACGGCCTGGACGACGACTGCGACGGCGCCATCGACAACGGCATCATCGTCGGTGGCTCCTGCCCGATGCCCTACGACACGACGCTCTACCCGGGCCCGCGCGACAAGGGCGCGTGCGCGCCGGGCACGCTCTCGTGCGACGGCATGGGCGGTCAGCAGTGCACGGGCGGCATCGGGCCTTCGCCCGAGGTCTGCGACGGCATCGACAACGACTGTGACGGTCAGGTCGACGAGACGGGCAAGGCGCCCGATGGCATCGACGGCTCGGCGAACCCGCTGCCGCCTCCGGCCGCGTCGATCGGCGATCCGTGCGGCGTCGACACGGGAGCCTGCCAGCAGGGCGCCTACGCCTGCATCAACGGGCAGTTCGCCTGCGTCGGCGGTCAGGGCGCGACCGAAGAGGCGTGCGACTGCCAGGACAACGACTGCGACGGCACGACCGACGAGCAGGACCCGAACAAGCCGCCGATCTGCGCACCGGGCAACTCGTGCGTGAACGCGGGCGGCGCTTGCGGCTGCGCGGCGCCTTGCCAGGGCGGCGAGTTCCCCTGCCCGCCGGGCCAGAAGTGCGAGCAGGTCAACTCGAGCGAGACGGGCATGCCCCTCGGTCAGTTCTGCATCGCCGACAACTGCGGCAACTGCGCCTCGAAGACGGTGACGGACGCGAGCGGCAAGGTCATCTGCGCGCCTGCGGGCACGCCGGCCGACGCCAACTGCGTCGTGCCGCCCGTGTGCGTCTGCAAGGGCCAGGCGGGCTGCAAGGATCCGTGCGACAGCGTCACCTGCCCCGTGGGCCTCGTCTGCAACAACTACGGCGAGAACGCGGGCAAGTGCGTGAAGGACAACTGCTTCCAGGTGCCCTGCCAGGGCTGCGACAAGGCGTGCAACCAGGGCGCCTGCGTCGACAACCCGTGCAAGGCCGAGAGCTGCCCGGCGGGCCAGGCGTGCAAGCCGAACGGCGACTTCACCGGCGTCACGTGCGTCGGCTCGTGCGCCGACGTGACGTGCCCGCAGGGTCAGGTCTGCGACGACGGAGCGTGCGTTGCGACGTGCGATCCGGCGTGCGCCGCGGGTGAGACCTGCGACATGACGCAGTCTCCGCCCGTGTGCGTGGCGAGCAAGTGCGCGCAGGAGATCTGCACGGACGGCTCGTGCTGCGACCCGATGACGGGCTTCTGCGGCAACTGCCCCTGCGAAGGCGTGGTCTGCCCCGGCGGCCAGGTCTGCGACAAGGGCGAGTGCGCGCAGGGTCCGGGCGGCAGCGGCGGCGCTGGCGGCGCTGGCGGCGGGCCGACGAGCAGCTCGTCGTCGGGCACGGGCGGCACCGCGGGTGCGGGCGGCGGCCAGACGGGCGACACGGGCATCTGGGGTCTGCCCACGGGCGGCGGCGGCTGCGCGTGCGACCTCGGCGGTCACGATCGAGGTCAAGGGCTCGGCTGGGCGCTCGCGGCGCTCGCGCTGGGCATCCTGCGCAGGCGCTCTTCGGCGCGCCGCGGCGCTGAGGAGGTTTCGCGATGA
- a CDS encoding MopE-related protein, with product MRSMFKTSSGWAGGLLISAASALVALGAAGCQTDAYCWGDCPGDPQGNTGGKDGGGHTGGGGAGGEDCFPNCNTDGGTNTGGGGADAGPCEQTNGGIEICDGLDNDCNGIVDDGQDFNFSSPKSCGTCTNNCYEKLLNADPNGIGCTPSPNPGKEPGTCTSTGCAPGYKDIDGDFVCEYYCVESAADDKSCNNKDDDCDGVKDEDVDLCKSPTDCGKCGGNCVVLHGTPACVHTGNEACSPANTQCEIKSCDAGWYDLDKSYATGCEYQCDKTNNGVEKCGDSLDNDCDGKIDEADDLSFDPQIGKQCFGDPDGICGQIAHAGTTACVGNKVVCQGPNVLTENQTEEVCNGKDDDCDGVADDNPGDAGDSCGQSNIFPCTFGKQVCQNGQLSCVGAVDPKTETCNGQDDDCDGTTDDMPSDVGMPCGQSSMGACKLGVVQCQQGGVTTCVGAIDPKTEACNGIDDDCNGTVDDVAGAGTACGQSGVSPCKLGTLQCVGNTFTCVGAIDPAAETCNGKDDDCDGAVDDGVPTQACVPGGANPNLVYGGLSQCKKGTQVCGGSCQGYVGPGVEVCDSIDNDCDGVVDNNLTDLGACNVPPPPPAGATSPCKAGTKSCVAGVLTCNGAVGPTSNVDSCGVDANCDGSLTSQPDLQNDVANCGACGKSCYAGSVHGVWSCQTGMCVFQGCETGYYDLDGDKKCEYACQFKQAQEICNGEDDNCNGQIDENVLTPTPTQVCGVSPSASRPECTSQVTVACQAGAWKCTFPGGVCGPSCATATEVCDNLDNDCDGLFNENVPNFGKACASDDGVSPGHGACRTTGTFVCSGQSATTCSAVKADCSTLPGGCTEACDGVDNDCDGAVDETYLSKGANAANFVKPAVTKVAASRWIYTYEASRASATASVPGTGNGYQTSAPAGTTLDKTLACSVPNRLPWFNVTPQEVEQTCQAMGGFVCATADWTSACQATAACNWGYSPRGATCTSTYTATKFCNLGPSFDFNAMLAGDQDGLLPTGSSLLQNCWADWSNLQGNTAATNKIFDLTGNLREITKSAANTYPLMGGAFNTGDAGGATCSFSFYTVDQTFKLYDLGFRCCFGADPTL from the coding sequence ATGAGGTCGATGTTCAAAACCTCGAGCGGGTGGGCAGGCGGCCTGCTGATCTCCGCAGCCTCGGCGCTCGTCGCGCTGGGGGCTGCGGGATGCCAGACCGACGCCTACTGCTGGGGCGACTGCCCTGGCGACCCGCAGGGCAACACGGGCGGCAAGGACGGCGGCGGTCATACCGGCGGCGGCGGCGCGGGCGGCGAGGATTGCTTCCCGAACTGCAACACCGACGGCGGCACCAACACGGGGGGCGGCGGCGCGGACGCCGGCCCCTGCGAGCAGACGAACGGCGGGATCGAGATCTGCGACGGTCTCGACAACGACTGCAACGGCATCGTCGACGACGGGCAGGACTTCAACTTCTCGAGCCCGAAGTCGTGCGGTACCTGCACGAACAACTGCTACGAGAAGCTGCTCAACGCCGACCCGAACGGCATCGGCTGCACGCCGAGCCCGAACCCCGGCAAGGAGCCCGGCACGTGCACGAGCACCGGCTGCGCGCCCGGGTACAAGGACATCGATGGCGACTTCGTCTGCGAGTACTACTGCGTGGAGAGCGCCGCCGACGACAAGTCCTGCAACAACAAGGACGACGACTGCGACGGCGTGAAGGACGAGGACGTCGATCTCTGCAAGAGCCCGACGGACTGCGGCAAGTGCGGCGGCAACTGCGTCGTCCTTCACGGCACGCCCGCGTGCGTTCACACGGGCAACGAGGCGTGCTCGCCAGCGAACACGCAGTGCGAGATCAAGTCGTGCGACGCGGGCTGGTACGACCTCGACAAGTCGTACGCGACGGGCTGCGAGTACCAGTGCGACAAGACGAACAACGGCGTCGAGAAGTGCGGCGATAGCCTCGACAACGACTGCGACGGCAAGATCGACGAGGCCGACGATCTCTCCTTCGACCCGCAGATCGGCAAGCAGTGCTTCGGCGATCCCGACGGCATCTGCGGGCAGATCGCGCACGCGGGAACGACGGCGTGCGTCGGCAACAAGGTCGTCTGCCAGGGCCCGAACGTCCTCACCGAGAACCAGACCGAGGAGGTCTGCAACGGCAAGGACGACGACTGCGACGGCGTGGCCGACGACAACCCGGGCGACGCGGGCGACAGCTGCGGCCAGAGCAACATCTTCCCGTGCACGTTCGGCAAGCAGGTCTGCCAGAACGGCCAGCTCTCCTGCGTGGGCGCGGTCGATCCGAAGACCGAGACGTGCAACGGCCAGGACGACGACTGCGACGGCACGACCGACGACATGCCCTCCGACGTCGGGATGCCCTGCGGTCAGAGCAGCATGGGCGCGTGCAAGCTCGGCGTGGTGCAGTGTCAGCAGGGCGGCGTGACGACCTGCGTGGGCGCCATCGATCCCAAGACCGAGGCGTGCAACGGGATCGACGACGACTGCAACGGCACGGTCGACGACGTGGCGGGCGCGGGCACGGCCTGCGGCCAGAGCGGCGTGTCGCCGTGCAAGCTCGGCACCTTGCAGTGCGTGGGCAACACGTTCACCTGCGTGGGCGCGATCGATCCGGCGGCCGAGACGTGCAACGGCAAGGACGACGACTGCGACGGCGCCGTCGACGACGGCGTCCCCACCCAGGCGTGCGTGCCTGGCGGGGCGAACCCGAACCTCGTCTACGGCGGCCTGAGCCAGTGCAAGAAGGGCACGCAGGTCTGCGGCGGATCGTGTCAGGGCTACGTGGGCCCCGGGGTCGAGGTCTGCGACAGCATCGACAACGACTGCGACGGCGTCGTCGACAACAACCTCACCGATCTCGGTGCGTGCAACGTGCCGCCGCCGCCGCCCGCCGGGGCGACGTCGCCGTGCAAGGCGGGCACGAAGTCGTGCGTGGCGGGTGTGCTCACCTGCAACGGCGCGGTCGGCCCGACGAGCAACGTCGATAGCTGCGGCGTCGACGCCAACTGCGACGGCTCGCTCACGAGCCAGCCCGACCTGCAGAACGACGTCGCGAACTGCGGCGCGTGCGGCAAGAGCTGCTACGCGGGCTCGGTGCACGGCGTCTGGTCCTGCCAGACCGGCATGTGCGTCTTCCAGGGCTGCGAGACCGGCTACTACGATCTCGATGGCGACAAGAAGTGCGAGTACGCCTGCCAGTTCAAGCAAGCGCAGGAGATCTGCAACGGCGAGGACGACAACTGCAACGGGCAGATCGACGAGAACGTCCTCACGCCGACGCCCACGCAGGTCTGCGGCGTGAGCCCCTCGGCGTCGCGGCCCGAGTGCACCTCGCAGGTCACGGTCGCCTGCCAGGCCGGCGCGTGGAAGTGCACCTTCCCCGGCGGCGTGTGCGGACCGAGCTGCGCGACCGCCACCGAGGTCTGCGACAACCTCGACAACGACTGCGACGGCCTCTTCAACGAGAACGTGCCGAACTTCGGCAAGGCGTGCGCGAGCGACGACGGCGTCTCTCCGGGCCACGGCGCCTGCCGCACGACGGGCACCTTCGTGTGCAGCGGGCAGAGCGCCACGACGTGCAGCGCGGTCAAGGCCGACTGCAGCACGCTGCCCGGCGGCTGCACCGAGGCGTGCGACGGCGTCGACAACGACTGCGACGGGGCCGTCGACGAGACGTACCTGTCGAAGGGCGCGAACGCGGCGAACTTCGTGAAGCCCGCGGTCACGAAGGTCGCAGCGAGCCGCTGGATCTACACGTACGAGGCGAGCCGCGCGAGCGCCACCGCCAGCGTGCCCGGCACTGGCAACGGCTACCAGACGTCGGCGCCCGCGGGCACGACGCTCGACAAGACGCTCGCCTGCTCGGTCCCGAACCGCCTGCCGTGGTTCAACGTCACGCCGCAGGAGGTCGAGCAGACGTGCCAGGCGATGGGCGGGTTCGTCTGCGCCACGGCCGACTGGACGAGCGCATGCCAGGCGACGGCGGCGTGCAACTGGGGCTACAGCCCCCGCGGCGCGACCTGCACGTCGACGTACACGGCCACGAAGTTCTGCAACCTCGGGCCCTCGTTCGACTTCAACGCGATGCTCGCGGGCGATCAGGACGGCCTGTTGCCGACGGGCTCGTCGCTCTTGCAGAACTGCTGGGCCGACTGGTCGAACCTGCAGGGCAACACCGCGGCGACGAACAAGATCTTCGACCTCACGGGCAACCTCCGCGAGATCACGAAGAGCGCCGCGAACACCTACCCGCTCATGGGCGGCGCGTTCAACACGGGCGACGCCGGCGGAGCGACCTGCTCGTTCTCGTTCTACACGGTCGACCAGACCTTCAAGCTCTACGACCTCGGCTTCCGCTGCTGCTTCGGCGCGGATCCCACGCTCTAG
- a CDS encoding sensor histidine kinase: MAEAIKHNHMGKKKTAATTARSATTRKRPRPRAPLARRIEELERRCQELERRAESAEQTRAEMLTVVTHDLRNPLGVIMVTATLLARELQDGGSRKQLDAIKRAADEINRIVEDLNDAASIEAGRLALGQEVHDVASIVDSAVAAASSLTAHKPISLVKELSPVLPPLWVDKSRVLQVFSRLVGNAVRFMPHKGGSIIIRAEPSNEGARFSIEDTGHGVPEDQRTLLFSRHAGRRPCQGTGLSVYVAKGIIEAHGGRISAETEVGRGLTIHFTLPAAHPEQLKEQAR; this comes from the coding sequence GTGGCAGAGGCGATCAAACACAACCACATGGGGAAGAAGAAGACCGCAGCGACGACGGCGCGCAGCGCGACCACGCGCAAGCGCCCGCGTCCGAGAGCGCCGCTCGCGCGCCGCATCGAGGAGCTCGAGCGCAGGTGCCAGGAGCTGGAGCGCCGCGCCGAGTCCGCCGAGCAGACGCGCGCGGAGATGCTCACGGTCGTCACGCACGACCTTCGCAACCCGCTCGGCGTCATCATGGTGACCGCGACGCTGCTCGCGCGCGAGCTGCAGGACGGCGGCAGCCGCAAGCAGCTCGACGCAATCAAGCGCGCGGCCGACGAGATCAACCGCATCGTGGAGGATCTCAACGACGCCGCGAGCATCGAAGCGGGGCGCCTCGCGCTCGGCCAGGAGGTGCACGACGTGGCCTCGATCGTGGACAGCGCGGTCGCGGCGGCCTCGTCTCTCACGGCCCACAAGCCGATCTCGCTCGTGAAGGAGCTGTCGCCCGTGCTGCCGCCCTTGTGGGTGGACAAGAGCCGCGTGCTGCAGGTCTTCTCGCGGCTCGTCGGCAACGCGGTGCGCTTCATGCCGCACAAGGGCGGCTCGATCATCATCCGCGCCGAGCCCTCGAACGAAGGCGCGCGCTTCTCGATCGAGGACACCGGCCATGGGGTCCCCGAGGATCAGCGCACGCTTTTGTTCTCGCGCCACGCGGGGCGGAGGCCCTGCCAGGGCACGGGGCTCAGCGTGTACGTCGCCAAGGGCATCATCGAGGCGCACGGAGGCCGTATCAGCGCCGAGACAGAGGTCGGGCGCGGATTGACGATCCACTTCACGCTGCCCGCCGCGCATCCCGAACAGCTCAAAGAGCAAGCGCGCTAG